In the Hordeum vulgare subsp. vulgare chromosome 7H, MorexV3_pseudomolecules_assembly, whole genome shotgun sequence genome, one interval contains:
- the LOC123413113 gene encoding uncharacterized protein LOC123413113, which produces MAMLYVRGARRPRRTCVVAQRLRWRGVSRGRADHRRRTHPAERRTAASIMSVRDRVREPGRAGRGVIEELDVCRRGRRWWLRRRVALSQVSGVSVARESVLAFVFTESSQVSRMSRWLPYEKIGSPCVRVRTIVKKQARWRPASACQVESAAVTTTTTGAATTSAMARSWFRGRVLAINHALYGSCT; this is translated from the coding sequence ATGGCCATGCTGTACGTGCGGGGAGCGCGGAGGCCGCGGCGGACCTGCGTGGTGGCGCAGAGGCTGCGGTGGCGCGGCGTGAGCCGAGGGCGTGCAGATCACCGGAGGAGAACACATCCAGCGGAGCGCAGGACGGCCGCGTCGATCATGTCAGTGCGTGATCGTGTGCGCGAGCCGGGGCGTGCAGGGCGTGGCGTCATCGAGGAGCTCGACGTGTGTCGCCGAGGAAGAAGGTGGTGGCTGCGACGGCGTGTGGCGCTGTCCCAAGTCAGCGGTGTCTCGGTGGCGCGTGAGTCCGTGCTCGCGTTCGTGTTCACCGAGTCGTCCCAGGTCTCACGGATGAGCAGGTGGCTCCCGTACGAGAAGATCGGatcgccatgcgtacgtgtgcggACGATCGTGAAGAAGCAGGCACGGTGGCGACCGGCGTCAGCGTGCCAGGTCGAGTCCGCGGctgtgacgacgacaacgacgggaGCTGCAACAACTTCGGCGATGGCGAGGTCGTGGTTTAGGGGGAGAGTGTTAGCAATAAACCACGCATTGTATGGGTCATGCACGTAG
- the LOC123412573 gene encoding pathogenesis-related protein 1-like: MASTNSWTHEIESSVSASRLFRSGVMDWHTLAPKLASQIITSAHPVEGEGGIASVTQFKFTSIMPFNLMKERLDFIDVDKCECKSTLIEGGGIGTTIDTATSHIKVELAANGGSVMKVESTYKLLPGVEVNDEITMAKDSVTAIFKAVEAYLIANPDAYN; encoded by the exons ATGGCCTCCACCAACAGCTGGACCCATGAGATTGAGTCGTCGGTCTCTGCATCGCGCCTCTTCCGTTCCGGTGTCATGGACTGGCACACCCTGGCTCCCAAGCTCGCATCACAGATCATCACCAGCGCCCATCCTGTTGAGGGAGAAGGCGGCATCGCCAGTGTCACACAGTTTAAGTTCACCTCAA TCATGCCCTTCAACCTCATGAAAGAGAGGCTCGACTTCATTGACGTGGACAAGTGCGAGTGCAAGTCAACCCTCATCGAGGGTGGTGGCATCGGCACGACAATCGACACGGCCACGTCGCACATCAAGGTGGAGCTGGCAGCTAACGGTGGGAGCGTAATGAAGGTGGAATCGACATACAAGTTGCTGCCAGGCGTGGAGGTGAACGATGAGATCACCATGGCCAAGGACTCTGTGACAGCCATTTTCAAGGCAGTCGAGGCCTACCTTATCGCCAACCCGGATGCCTACAACTAA